In Notamacropus eugenii isolate mMacEug1 chromosome 1, mMacEug1.pri_v2, whole genome shotgun sequence, one genomic interval encodes:
- the DNASE1 gene encoding deoxyribonuclease-1, which yields MTTMKLIVSLLSLVYLLQVVLCLKIGSFNIRSFGETKMSNTTISDYIVRILNRYDIALIQEVRDSHLTAVGKLMDKLNRDSPNAYHFVVSDPLGRNSYKERYLFVFRPEKASVLDSYYYDDGCESCGTDVFSREPSIVKFSSPTTEVKEFVIVPLHAAPDDAVAEIDALYDVYLDIYQKWKTKDILFMGDFNADCSYVTSSQWSSIRLRTDPAFQWLIPDTADTTATTTNCAYDRIVVSGTKLQSAIVSGSVNVFDFQTAYKLSKEMALAISDHYPVEVTLK from the exons ATGACTACTATGAAGTTAATAGTATCACTCCTCTCCCTGGTTTATCTACTCCAAGTGGTTCTGTGCCTGAAAATTGGCTCTTTCAACATCAGGAGCTTCGGTGAGACCAAGATGTCTAATACAACCATCTCTGACTATATTGTGAGG ATCCTGAATCGGTATGATATTGCCCTCATCCAGGAGGTGAGAGATAGCCATCTGACAGCTGTGGGGAAACTGATGGATAAACTCAACAG agACTCACCAAATGCCTATCATTTTGTGGTCAGTGACCCTCTAGGGCGGAACTCTTATAAAGAACGCTATCTCTTTGTATTCAG ACCTGAAAAAGCGTCAGTCCTAGACAGCTATTATTATGACGATGGCTGTGAATCCTGTGGAACTGACGTCTTCAGCCGAGAGCCTTCCATTGTCAAATTCTCCTCTCCAACTACAG AGGTGAAAGAGTTCGTCATTGTACCTCTGCACGCAGCCCCGGATGATGCTGTTGCTGAGATTGATGCCCTCTACGATGTCTACTTAGACATCTaccaaaaatggaaaacaaag GATATTCTATTTATGGGAGACTTCAATGCTGATTGTTCCTATGTCACCTCTTCCCAATGGTCATCTATCCGTCTGCGCACTGACCCAGCATTTCAGTGGCTAATCCCTGACACTGCAGACACCACTGCGACAACTACTAATTGTGCTTATGACAG GATTGTGGTCTCTGGAACTAAGCTACAAAGTGCCATTGTGTCTGGATCAGTCAACGTATTTGATTTCCAGACAGCATACAAATTGAGTAAAGAAATG gcTCTAGCCATCAGTGATCATTATCCTGTGGAAGTGACACTGAAGTAA